The Humulus lupulus chromosome 4, drHumLupu1.1, whole genome shotgun sequence genome has a window encoding:
- the LOC133831174 gene encoding uncharacterized protein LOC133831174, protein MVCLACLIPIFLVPIVNVLPLFFYYIMGKVYRLLGWEYRRPEPSPAACPFKPAAKKEIQAGEGAVPGPGESVSKPAGLVDSKED, encoded by the exons ATG gttTGCTTGGCATGTCTCATACCCATTTTCCTTGTTCCCATCGTCAACGTACTGCCTCTTTTCTTCTATTACATTATG GGAAAGGTTTATAGGCTTCTTGGGTGGGAGTACAGAAGGCCGGAGCCCTCTCCGGCCGCTTGTCCTTTCAAACCAGCAGCTAAAAAGGAAATCCAA GCTGGGGAAGGAGCTGTGCCTGGTCCGGGAGAGTCTGTATCCAAACCGGCAGGACTAGTGGATAGCAAGGAAGACTGA